Proteins encoded within one genomic window of Nonomuraea gerenzanensis:
- a CDS encoding zinc-dependent alcohol dehydrogenase family protein has translation MRGAVLYAPGDVRVEDRPDPAIVEPTDAIIRLTATCICGSDLWPYRGVDEAEGPAPMGHEYVGVVEEVGSQVTTIRPGQFVVGSFCASDNTCEICRSGYQCACVQRVLMGTIGTQSQYARIPLADGTLVATPGMPEADLVPGLLAASDVLGTGWFAAVAAQAGPGKTVAVVGDGAVGLCGVLAARQLGAERVIAMSRHAPRQELARHFGATDIVTERGEDGVAAINELTNGLGAHSVLEAVGTQESMMQAIHSTRPGGHVGFVGVSHDVALPGDELFMSVAHLHGGPAPVRQYLPHLIELIGERVIDPGRVFDLTLPLEEAAEGYRAMNERRAIKVLLQP, from the coding sequence ATGCGAGGAGCAGTTCTGTACGCCCCGGGCGACGTCCGCGTCGAGGACCGCCCGGACCCGGCCATCGTCGAGCCGACGGACGCGATCATCCGCCTGACCGCCACCTGCATCTGCGGCTCCGACCTGTGGCCCTATCGCGGGGTGGACGAGGCCGAGGGCCCCGCGCCGATGGGGCACGAGTACGTCGGCGTGGTGGAGGAGGTCGGCAGCCAGGTCACCACGATCCGGCCGGGCCAGTTCGTGGTCGGCTCGTTCTGCGCCTCCGACAACACGTGTGAGATCTGCCGGTCCGGCTACCAGTGCGCGTGCGTGCAGCGCGTGCTGATGGGCACCATCGGCACCCAGTCACAGTACGCCCGGATCCCGCTGGCCGACGGCACCCTGGTGGCCACCCCCGGCATGCCGGAGGCGGACCTGGTGCCGGGCCTGCTGGCCGCCTCCGACGTGCTGGGCACCGGCTGGTTCGCCGCCGTCGCCGCCCAGGCGGGGCCCGGCAAGACCGTCGCCGTCGTCGGTGACGGCGCGGTCGGCCTGTGCGGGGTCCTGGCCGCCAGGCAGCTCGGCGCCGAACGCGTCATCGCCATGAGCCGCCACGCCCCCCGCCAGGAGCTGGCCCGCCACTTCGGCGCCACCGACATCGTCACCGAACGCGGCGAGGACGGCGTGGCCGCCATCAACGAGCTGACGAACGGGCTCGGCGCGCACAGCGTCCTGGAGGCGGTCGGCACCCAGGAGTCGATGATGCAGGCCATCCACTCCACCCGCCCGGGCGGGCACGTCGGGTTCGTCGGCGTCTCCCACGATGTCGCGCTGCCTGGAGATGAGCTGTTCATGTCCGTGGCGCACCTGCACGGCGGCCCCGCCCCCGTCCGCCAGTACCTGCCGCACCTCATCGAGCTGATCGGCGAGCGCGTCATCGATCCCGGCCGGGTGTTCGATCTGACGTTGCCGCTGGAGGAGGCGGCCGAGGGGTACCGGGCGATGAACGAACGCCGCGCCATCAAGGTCCTCCTGCAGCCCTGA
- a CDS encoding GNAT family N-acetyltransferase: MTRPPHSTTTSTTIRAGRDGDVPVVLAMFDSAVAWLTAQGRTGQWGTRPFTGDAKRTRQVTSWLDGGGMRIAEHGGEPAGCICVGPAHDYVAPAAEPELYVQALVIDRRHAGHGVGRTLLDWAAEEGRRRGVGLLRVDCYAGDDGRLVGYYESCGFTRVAPFTVGEWPGMLLQRRL, translated from the coding sequence GTGACCCGCCCCCCGCACTCCACCACCACCAGCACCACCATCCGGGCCGGCCGCGACGGTGACGTGCCCGTCGTGCTGGCGATGTTCGACTCGGCCGTGGCCTGGCTCACCGCCCAGGGCCGTACCGGCCAGTGGGGCACCCGCCCCTTCACCGGCGACGCCAAGCGCACCCGGCAGGTCACCTCCTGGCTCGACGGCGGCGGCATGCGCATCGCCGAGCACGGCGGCGAGCCCGCCGGCTGCATCTGCGTCGGCCCCGCCCACGACTACGTCGCCCCGGCCGCCGAGCCCGAGCTCTACGTGCAGGCCCTGGTCATCGACCGCCGCCACGCCGGCCACGGCGTCGGCCGCACCCTGCTCGACTGGGCCGCCGAGGAGGGGCGCCGCCGGGGCGTGGGCCTGCTGCGGGTGGACTGCTACGCCGGGGACGACGGCCGGCTCGTGGGCTACTACGAAAGCTGCGGGTTCACCCGCGTCGCACCGTTCACCGTGGGGGAGTGGCCGGGCATGCTGCTGCAGCGCCGCCTGTAG
- a CDS encoding L,D-transpeptidase, whose translation MNVAPAWRRPATALALLTAAALTASCSGGPAAQPPDASQATTTATPQAPTVKITPDEGAAKVSPEKRVIVAAAGAPLDNVTVEAGGEQLEGKYNADKTRWVSKTALKPSTSYNVSATAGVTTATSTFTTAKPERALQVVDVTPNAKGETLGVGAPIIVTFNQPVDNKATIERALEIEAEKPVEGAWRWINDTVVIYRTAKYWPAHQKVTFNADITGIKGGKGLYGVKDYTANLKIGAKQISKVDTRKKMMYVYKDGKRVQTMRISAGMATTREYTTTSGVHLTMERGNPVRMISPGRKKGDPGYYDVMINHAVRISNSGEYVHAKDNVWAQGVRNVSHGCINARPDQARWFYDNVQRGDVVDITGTDRALEWNNGWGFWQMPFSQWKKGSALNKSSKS comes from the coding sequence TTGAACGTTGCGCCGGCTTGGAGGAGACCCGCCACCGCACTCGCGCTGCTCACGGCGGCTGCCCTGACGGCCTCGTGCTCCGGCGGCCCGGCCGCGCAACCGCCTGACGCCTCCCAGGCCACCACCACCGCCACCCCGCAGGCCCCCACCGTCAAGATCACCCCCGACGAGGGCGCCGCCAAGGTCAGCCCCGAGAAAAGAGTGATCGTCGCCGCCGCCGGCGCCCCGCTCGACAACGTCACCGTCGAAGCCGGCGGCGAGCAGCTCGAAGGCAAGTACAACGCCGACAAGACCCGCTGGGTCTCCAAGACCGCGCTGAAGCCGTCCACCAGCTACAACGTCTCGGCCACCGCCGGCGTCACCACCGCCACCAGCACCTTCACCACCGCCAAGCCCGAGCGCGCGCTGCAGGTCGTCGACGTCACCCCCAACGCCAAGGGCGAGACCCTCGGCGTCGGCGCCCCCATCATCGTCACCTTCAACCAGCCCGTCGACAACAAGGCGACCATCGAGCGTGCCCTGGAGATCGAGGCCGAAAAGCCCGTCGAGGGCGCCTGGCGCTGGATCAACGACACCGTCGTCATCTACCGCACCGCCAAGTACTGGCCCGCCCACCAGAAGGTCACCTTCAACGCCGACATCACCGGCATCAAGGGCGGCAAGGGCCTGTACGGGGTCAAGGACTACACCGCCAACCTCAAGATCGGCGCCAAGCAGATCAGCAAGGTCGACACACGCAAGAAGATGATGTACGTCTACAAGGACGGCAAACGCGTGCAGACCATGCGCATCAGCGCCGGCATGGCCACCACCCGCGAGTACACCACCACCTCCGGCGTCCACCTCACCATGGAACGCGGCAACCCCGTGCGCATGATCTCTCCCGGCCGCAAGAAGGGCGACCCCGGCTACTACGACGTCATGATCAACCACGCCGTCCGCATCTCCAACTCCGGCGAGTACGTCCACGCCAAGGACAACGTCTGGGCCCAGGGCGTGCGCAACGTCAGCCACGGCTGCATCAACGCCCGCCCCGACCAGGCCCGCTGGTTCTACGACAACGTGCAGCGCGGCGACGTCGTCGACATCACCGGCACCGACCGCGCGCTGGAGTGGAACAACGGCTGGGGCTTCTGGCAGATGCCGTTCTCCCAGTGGAAGAAGGGCAGCGCCCTGAACAAGAGCAGCAAGTCGTGA
- the recD2 gene encoding SF1B family DNA helicase RecD2, giving the protein MKQGAEGPPASTIDAVLERITYANEETGYTIARVATERSGADLLTVVGPLLGAQVGESLRLRGRWTSHPRYGRQFEVWSYSTVLPATVQGIRRYLGSGLIKGIGPKMAERIVDHFGTATLDVIEQQPERLVEVPGLGPKRTKMIAAAWEEQKIIKEVMIFLQGVGVSTSIAVRIFKQYGDTSISVVKSQPYKLADDVWGIGFKTADTIAQAVGIPHDSPERVKAGLRYTLSQAADDGHCYLPAPNLVADAVKILDVPPDLITGCLEELVAEEGVVRELVPAGDNDVPAVYLPPFHRAETALAGGLLTLLRHGHDRLKAFADVDWERAETWLHGQTGAELADEQRQAVRLALTEKVAVLTGGPGCGKSFTVRSIVLLARAKRARVILAAPTGRAAKRLAELTGHEATTVHRLLQLRPGGEATFDRDNPLDADLVVVDEASMLDLLLANKLVKAVAPGAHLLFVGDVDQLPSVGAGEVLKDLLAADDIPRVRLTQIFRQAQESGVVVNAHRVNTGRHPVLEGMADFFLFPCEEPEEIAQLTVDVVARRIPRRFRLDPRRDVQVLAPMHRGAAGAGALNTALQEALTPAREGMPERRYGGRVFRVGDKVTQLRNNYDKGAAGVFNGTVGIVTDIRPDEHKLTVLTDEDEAVDYAFDELDELAHAYAVSIHRSQGSEYPAVVIPLATSAWMMLQRNLLYTAITRAKKLVVIVGSRRALAQAVRTKGAGRRHTGLTHRLTRR; this is encoded by the coding sequence GTGAAGCAAGGGGCGGAGGGTCCTCCCGCGTCGACGATCGACGCGGTCCTCGAACGCATCACCTACGCCAACGAGGAGACCGGCTACACCATCGCCCGCGTGGCCACCGAACGCTCCGGCGCCGACCTGCTGACCGTCGTCGGCCCCCTGCTCGGCGCGCAGGTCGGCGAGTCGCTGCGGCTGCGCGGCCGCTGGACCTCCCACCCGCGCTACGGCCGCCAGTTCGAGGTGTGGTCCTACTCCACCGTGCTGCCCGCCACCGTCCAGGGCATCCGCCGCTACCTGGGCTCCGGCCTGATCAAGGGCATCGGCCCCAAGATGGCCGAGCGGATCGTCGACCACTTCGGCACCGCCACCCTGGACGTCATCGAGCAGCAGCCCGAACGCCTGGTGGAGGTGCCGGGGCTGGGCCCCAAGCGGACGAAGATGATCGCCGCCGCCTGGGAGGAACAGAAGATCATCAAGGAGGTGATGATCTTCCTGCAGGGGGTCGGCGTGTCCACCTCCATCGCCGTGCGCATCTTCAAGCAGTACGGCGACACCTCCATCTCCGTCGTCAAGAGCCAGCCGTACAAGCTGGCCGACGACGTGTGGGGCATCGGCTTCAAGACCGCCGACACCATCGCCCAGGCCGTCGGCATCCCCCACGACAGCCCCGAACGCGTCAAGGCCGGGCTGCGCTACACCCTGTCGCAGGCCGCCGACGACGGCCACTGCTACCTGCCGGCGCCCAACCTCGTCGCCGACGCCGTCAAGATCCTCGACGTGCCGCCCGACCTGATCACCGGCTGCCTGGAGGAGCTCGTCGCCGAGGAGGGCGTCGTGCGCGAGCTGGTCCCCGCCGGTGACAACGACGTCCCGGCCGTCTACCTGCCGCCCTTCCACCGCGCCGAGACCGCCCTGGCCGGCGGCCTGCTCACCCTGCTGCGCCACGGCCACGACCGGCTCAAGGCGTTCGCCGACGTCGACTGGGAGCGCGCCGAGACCTGGCTGCACGGCCAGACCGGCGCCGAGCTGGCCGACGAGCAGCGCCAGGCCGTCCGGCTGGCGCTCACCGAGAAGGTCGCCGTGCTGACCGGCGGCCCCGGCTGCGGCAAGAGCTTCACCGTGCGCTCCATCGTGCTGCTGGCCCGCGCCAAGCGCGCCAGGGTCATCCTGGCCGCACCCACCGGCCGGGCCGCCAAGCGCCTGGCCGAGCTGACCGGCCACGAGGCCACCACCGTGCACCGGCTGCTGCAGCTGCGCCCCGGCGGCGAGGCCACCTTCGACCGCGACAACCCCCTGGACGCCGACCTGGTGGTGGTGGACGAGGCGTCCATGCTCGACCTGCTGCTGGCCAACAAGCTCGTCAAGGCCGTCGCCCCCGGCGCGCACCTGCTGTTCGTGGGGGACGTGGACCAGCTGCCGTCCGTCGGCGCCGGCGAAGTGCTCAAGGACCTGCTGGCCGCCGACGACATCCCGCGCGTGCGCCTGACCCAGATCTTCCGCCAGGCGCAGGAGTCGGGCGTCGTCGTCAACGCCCACCGCGTCAACACCGGCCGCCACCCCGTCCTGGAGGGCATGGCCGACTTCTTCCTGTTCCCCTGCGAGGAGCCGGAGGAGATCGCCCAGCTGACCGTGGACGTCGTGGCCCGCCGCATCCCGCGCCGCTTCCGCCTCGACCCGCGCCGCGACGTGCAGGTCCTGGCCCCCATGCACCGGGGCGCCGCCGGCGCGGGCGCCCTGAACACCGCCCTGCAGGAGGCGTTGACGCCCGCCCGCGAGGGCATGCCCGAGCGCCGCTACGGCGGGCGCGTCTTCCGCGTCGGCGACAAGGTCACCCAGCTGCGCAACAACTACGACAAGGGCGCGGCGGGCGTGTTCAACGGCACCGTCGGGATCGTCACCGACATCCGCCCCGACGAGCACAAGCTGACCGTCCTGACCGACGAGGACGAAGCGGTCGACTACGCCTTCGACGAGCTCGACGAGCTGGCCCACGCCTACGCCGTCTCCATCCACCGCTCCCAGGGCAGCGAGTACCCCGCCGTCGTCATCCCGCTGGCCACCAGCGCCTGGATGATGCTGCAGCGCAACCTGCTCTACACCGCCATCACGCGGGCCAAGAAGCTCGTCGTCATCGTCGGCTCGCGGCGCGCGCTGGCGCAGGCCGTGCGGACGAAGGGGGCGGGCCGCCGCCACACCGGCCTGACCCACCGGCTGACGCGCCGCTGA
- a CDS encoding DUF4236 domain-containing protein: MGLSYRKSIKFGPFRLNLSNRGVGHSWGNRLFRVTRGADGRRTVSVNLPGGFTWRKTRARR; the protein is encoded by the coding sequence ATGGGTCTGAGCTACCGGAAGTCGATCAAGTTCGGTCCGTTCCGGCTGAACCTGTCGAACCGCGGGGTCGGGCACAGCTGGGGCAACCGGCTGTTCCGGGTGACGCGCGGCGCCGACGGGCGCCGTACGGTGTCGGTGAACCTGCCCGGCGGCTTCACCTGGCGCAAGACCCGCGCCCGCCGATGA
- a CDS encoding alpha/beta hydrolase family esterase, with the protein MLLAARCGGAPTGSETPAPAPPAAARHASSGCQATRPLEPGTHRLRSGGLERRFLLSLPAGDGPHPVLLDLHGLGSSAAQQSAYGRLPEQGSRRGYVVATPQAAGGRMGWTLPHTAGPDDTAFLTALLDHLEQGLCVDRRRQFAAGLSYGAAMATSLLCVMDGRLVGVAAVAGLNIVRPCRDRPPPATLVAFHGTADRIVPYRGGHPFQDARGDLRALADLVVLDPVERAAAGWAALLGCSGRATTPLSPRIRVRDWKTCPGGTTLRLYTIDGGGHTWPGPIEVPWLGATARDLDATRLILDAFDRAPSR; encoded by the coding sequence GTGCTGCTGGCCGCCCGCTGCGGCGGCGCACCAACCGGCTCTGAGACGCCGGCGCCCGCGCCTCCGGCGGCGGCGCGGCACGCCAGCAGCGGCTGCCAGGCCACGCGGCCCCTGGAGCCCGGCACCCACCGGCTGCGCTCGGGCGGCCTCGAACGCCGCTTCCTGCTGTCGCTGCCCGCCGGCGACGGCCCCCACCCCGTCCTGCTCGACCTGCATGGCCTCGGCTCCAGCGCCGCCCAGCAGTCCGCCTACGGCCGGCTGCCCGAGCAGGGCTCGCGCCGCGGCTACGTCGTCGCCACCCCGCAGGCCGCCGGCGGCCGCATGGGCTGGACGCTGCCGCACACCGCCGGGCCCGACGACACCGCGTTCCTGACCGCCCTGCTCGACCACCTGGAGCAGGGCCTGTGCGTCGACCGGCGGCGCCAGTTCGCCGCCGGCCTGTCCTACGGCGCCGCGATGGCCACCTCGCTGCTGTGCGTCATGGACGGCCGCCTGGTCGGCGTGGCCGCCGTCGCCGGGCTCAACATCGTGCGCCCCTGCCGGGACCGGCCGCCGCCCGCCACCCTGGTGGCCTTCCACGGCACCGCCGACCGCATCGTCCCCTACCGCGGCGGCCACCCCTTCCAGGACGCCCGCGGCGACCTGCGCGCACTGGCCGACCTGGTCGTGCTCGACCCCGTCGAGCGGGCCGCGGCCGGCTGGGCCGCGCTGCTCGGCTGCTCCGGCCGCGCCACCACACCCCTGTCCCCGCGGATACGGGTGCGTGACTGGAAAACCTGCCCCGGCGGCACCACACTGCGCCTGTACACGATCGACGGAGGCGGGCACACCTGGCCCGGCCCCATCGAGGTGCCCTGGCTCGGGGCCACCGCCCGCGACCTGGACGCCACCCGGCTCATCCTCGACGCCTTCGACCGCGCCCCCTCCCGCTGA